A region from the Populus trichocarpa isolate Nisqually-1 chromosome 18, P.trichocarpa_v4.1, whole genome shotgun sequence genome encodes:
- the LOC7463776 gene encoding endoribonuclease Dicer homolog 3 isoform X1: MDTAMPDHDPLKRSFGDMMVNNNSSSSCLAMDTSNGITDHNDTTPQGLASVLSNHKEFYPRGYQSKVFEVAVKRNTIAVLETGAGKTMIAVMLIKQIGQAVFYSGVKRLILFLAPTVHLVNQQYEVIKSQTNFRVGEYYGAKGIDEWSLKSWEKEIDEHDVLVMTPQILLDALRKAFLNLKMVSLLILDECHRSTGNHPYKKIMKDFYHKMENKPKVFGMTASPVVRKGVSSAMDCEDQLAELESVLDSQIYTIEDRAEVHVYVPSAKELCRFYDKAWCSYVELKDKIEASWSKFDASMLALQGSTQSCYKDMDDKLKATRKQLSKDHAKILNCLEDLGLICAYEAIKVCLENAGNPTGECKLYQEISLQCRYFLEDVLHIIGESLLHGDNFSLDHGFDCSAALGFGYISPKLHELLQLFLSFGEAREVLCLIFVERIITAKVVERFMKKVEVLAHFTVSYLTGTNASADALAPKMQMETLESFRSGKVNLLFATDVVEEGIHVPNCSCVIRFDLPKTVRSYVQSRGRARQNNSHFITMLERGNTKQRDQLFEIIRSEWSMTDTAINRDPNVWNLKACASEAAKAYVVDVTGASVTADSSVSLIHRYCQHLPGDRYYTPKPTFQFEVFEQSCRCAMKLPPNAAFQTLVGPTCRNQQLAKQLVCLEACKKLHQMGALDDHLLPSVEEPSEIAVVKSKSTSAGAGTTKRKELHGTACIHALSGSWGEKLDGATFHAYKFDFSCSIVSQIYSGFILLIESKLDDDVGNIELDLYLVAKIVKSSISSCGVVHLDAAQMTKAKRFQEFFFNGLFGKLFTGSKSSREFLLQKETTLLWSPSNMYLLLPLEPWSISSNDWCKIDWKGIEACSSVVEYLKNSFLAARSYSGGGNPLPDNVQSSTIECNGTNLIHFANALVNVENIKDMVVLAIHTGRIYSIVKVVNDSSAESAFEGNADNVTEFSTYTEYFNKRYGIVLMHPGQPLLRLKQSHNPHNHLVNFNDEGDSKDGMVGRKQQQHVHMPPELLIKIDVPISVVKSIYLMPSLMHRLECLMLASQLRQEIDCHAPNFYIPSSLILEAITTLRCCESFSMERLELLGDSVLKYAVSCHLFLKYPNKHEGQLSSWRSGAVCNSTLHKLGTDCKVQGYILDSAFDPRRWAAPGQKSVRTPAPCKCGVDTLEVPLDRKFQTESAIVKVGKPCDSGHRWMGSKTISDCVESVIGAYYVSGGLIAAIHVMKWFGINAELDPSLISEAITSASLRSYIPKEDEIKSLESKLGYTFGVKFVLQEAMTHASIQEQGVTYCYQRLEFLGDSVLDLLITWHLYQSHTDVDPGELTDLRSASVNNDNFAQVAVKQNLYTHLLHCSTLLQSQITEYVNSFHESDQGTKAPKALGDLIESIAGALLIDTKFNLDGVWRIFKPLLSPIVTPEKLELPPLRELVELCDSIGVFVKEKCTKKAEMVHAQLWVQLDNELLSGEGYEKNRKAAKGKAASCLLKKLQKRGIVYSRGGSKRRKQDTDPVVDSSSLGFLESEDFSGKTKPKKQKIENQVPGDSNTDCSPAISPSHGPPVIESINKKKGGPRTSLYDLCKKVQWTMPTFDTTETKSRTAIEFGEGPDKRTGFNSYVSKIIMNIPSYGVVECAGEASADKKTSYDSAALAMLNELEKRGQLIIDESK; this comes from the exons ATGGATACTGCAATGCCAGACCATGATCCTCTCAAGAGAAGCTTTGGTGACATGATGGTCAACAACAACAGCTCTTCGAGCTGTCTTGCTATGGATACTTCCAATGGTATTACTGATCATAATGACACCACCCCACAAGGACTAGCTTCTGTTCTTAGTAATCATAAGGAGTTTTATCCAAGAGG GTATCAGTCAAAGGTTTTTGAGGTGGCTGTTAAGAGGAATACAATTGCTGTGCTGGAAACAGGAGCTGGAAAGACAATGATTGCTGTTATGTTAATTAAACAGATTGGTCAAGCTGTCTTTTACAGTGGTGTTAAGAGATTGATTCTTTTCTTAGCTCCAACAGTTCATCTTGTTAATCAG CAATATGAAGTCATtaaatctcaaacaaattttAGAGTGGGAGAGTACTATGGAGCTAAGGGAATAGATGAGTGGTCTCTGAAGTCCTGGGAGAAGGAAATTGATGAGCACGAT GTGTTGGTTATGACACCCCAGATCCTCTTGGATGCCTTAAGAAAGGCATTTTTGAATCTAAAAATGGTATCCTTGTTAATACTTGACGAGTGTCATCGTTCCACCGGTAACcatccttataagaaaattatgaag GATTTCTATCACAAAATGGAGAATAAGCCAAAGGTTTTTGGAATGACAGCATCTCCTGTAGTTAGAAAAG gtGTCTCGTCTGCCATGGACTGTGAGGATCAACTAGCAGAACTTGAGAGTGTATTGGATTCtcag ATTTATACTATTGAAGACAGGGCAGAGGTGCATGTCTATGTTCCCTCTGCAAAAGAATTATGTAGATTTTATGACAAAGCATGGTGTTCTTATGTGGAGCTGAAAGATAAGATTGAAGCTTCATGGTCCAAG TTTGATGCTTCAATGTTAGCTTTGCAAGGCTCAACACAAAGTTGTTACAAAGATATGGATGATAAGCTTAAAGCAACGAGAAAGCAGTTGTCCAAGGACCACGCAAAGATTTTGAATTGCCTAGAAGATCTTGGCCTCATATGTGCTTATGAG GCCATCAAGGTTTGTCTAGAGAATGCTGGTAACCCCACTGGTGAATGCAAATTATATCAAGAAATTTCTTTGCAGTGTAGATATTTCCTTGAGGATGTGTTACATATAATTGGTGAATCTTTGCTGCATG GTGATAATTTCTCTTTGGATCATGGGTTTGACTGTTCAGCAGCATTGGGTTTTGGCTACATATCCCCCAAACTACATGAACTTCTCCAACTTTTTCTATCATTTGG AGAAGCTAGGGAAGTATTGTGCCTCATTTTTGTTGAAAGAATTATTACAGCGAAAGTGGTTGAAAGATTTATGAAGAAAGTTGAGGTTTTAGCACATTTCACTGTTTCATATTTGACTGGAACTAATGCATCAGCTGATGCACTGGCCCCAAAAATGCAAATGGAGACCTTGGAATCATTTCGCTCTGGGAAG GTCAATCTATTATTTGCCACTGATGTGGTGGAGGAGGGAATTCATGTGCCAAACTGCTCCTGTGTAATACGTTTTGATCTGCCTAAGACAGTCCGCAGTTATGTCCAGTCTCGGGGACGAGCTCGACAAAATAATTCCCACTTTATCACCATGCTTGAAAG GGGAAACACCAAACAACGGGATCAGCTATTTGAAATCATTAGAAGTGAGTGGTCAATGACAGATACAGCTATAAATAGAGATCCTAATGTATGGAATCTGAAAGCATGTGCTTCAGAAGCAGCAAAGGCTTATGTGGTGGATGTGACAGGAGCATCAGTAACTGCAGACTCTAGTGTTAGCCTCATACATCGATATTGTCAACACCTCCCTGGCGACAG GTACTACACACCAAAGCCAACTTTTCAGTTTGAAGTTTTTGAACAGTCTTGCCGCTGTGCAATGAAGCTACCTCCTAATGCAGCATTTCAAACATTAGTTGGTCCAACATGTAGGAATCAACAATTAGCAAAGCAGCTTGTATGCTTGGAAGCATGTAAGAAATTGCATCAAATGGGTGCTTTAGATGATCATCTTCTGCCATCAGTTGAAGAGCCTTCAGAAATTGCTGTTGTTAAAAGCAAGTCAACATCTGCAGGTGCAG GAACTACAAAAAGGAAGGAATTGCATGGGACAGCTTGCATTCATGCGTTATCCGGAAGTTGGGGAGAGAAACTTGATGGAGCCACTTTTCATGCATACAAGTTTGATTTCTCTTGCTCCATTGTCAGTCAGATCTATTCTGGATTTATTCTTCTCATTGAGTCAAAGCTCGATGATGATGTGGGAAACATTGAGTTGGATCTTTATTTGGTTGCAAAGATAGTCAAGTCTTCTATTTCTTCATGTGGAGTAGTTCACTTGGATGCTGCACAG atgaCAAAAGCAAAACGGTTTCAAGAATTCTTTTTCAATGGCTTGTTTGGAAAGTTGTTTACTGGATCTAAATCATCTAGGGAGTTCTTACTTCAGAAAGAAACAACATTACTGTGGAGTCCCTCAAACATGTATCTGCTTCTACCACTAGAGCCATGGAGCATTTCCAGTAATGATTGGTGTAAAATAGATTGGAAAGGAATTGAAGCTTGCTCATCTGTGGTAGAATACTTGAAGAACTCTTTTTTGGCTGCTCGGTCTTACAGTGGTGGAGGAAATCCATTACCTGATAATGTTCAGTCATCCACCATAGAATGCAATGGTACAAATTTAATCCATTTTGCTAATGCTTTAGTCAACGTAGAGAACATTAAAGATATGGTGGTACTGGCAATCCACACGGGAAGAATCTACTCCATTGTTAAAGTCGTGAACGATTCATCTGCGGAGAGTGCTTTTGAGGGAAATGCTGATAATGTGACAGAGTTTTCTACATACACAGAGTACTTCAACAAAAG GTACGGAATTGTGCTGATGCATCCAGGACAGCCTCTGTTGCGGTTAAAGCAAAGCCATAACCCACACAATCATCTTGTAAACTTTAATGATGAAG GTGATTCAAAAGATGGCATGGTTGGCAGAAAACAGCAGCAGCATGTGCATATGCCACCAGAGCTTTTGATCAAGATTGATGTTCCTATCAGTGTTGTAAAATCAATTTATCTGATGCCATCTTTGATGCACCGTCTTGAGTGCCTGATGTTGGCCAGTCAACTTAGACAAGAGATTGATTGTCATGCTCCTAATTTTTACATCCCAAGCTCATTG ATTCTGGAAGCGATAACAACACTTAGATGCTGTGAAAGTTTTTCGATGGAGCGACTGGAGTTGCTAGGGGACTCAGTTCTAAAGTATGCTGTCAGCTGCcacctatttttaaaatatcccaATAAACATGAAGGCCAGTTATCCTCATGGCGCTCAGGGGCTGTTTGTAATTCAACCCTACATAAATTGGGAACAGATTGTAAAGTACAG GGATATATACTAGACAGTGCATTTGATCCCCGTCGTTGGGCTGCTCCTGGACAGAAATCTGTACGTACTCCTGCTCCTTGCAAATGTGGGGTTGATACTTTAGAAGTACCATTGGATCGTAAGTTCCAAACCGAAAGCGCAATTGTTAAGGTTGGAAAACCTTGTGATTCAGGCCACCGATGGATGGGTTCCAAAACCATATCAGATTGTGTTGAATCTGTCATAGGGGCATACTATGTCAGTGGTGGATTGATTGCTGCAATTCATGTGATGAAGTGGTTTGGCATTAATGCTGAACTTGATCCTTCACTAATAAGCGAAGCAATTACGAGTGCATCTCTACGATCTTATATCCCTAAAGAAGATGAGATTAAGAGTCTAGAGTCAAAGCTTGGGTATACCTTCGGTGTCAAGTTTGTCTTGCAGGAGGCCATGACTCATGCATCTATACAAGAACAGGGTGTTACATACTGTTACCAG AGGCTTGAATTTCTTGGTGATTCTGTGTTGGACTTGCTTATAACATGGCATCTCTATCAGAGCCACACAGATGTTGATCCTGGCGAGCTGACTGACTTGCGCTCAGCTTCTGTTAACAATGATAACTTTGCTCAAGTTGCTGTGAAACAAAACCTATATACCCATCTTCTTCATTGTTCTACactccttcaaagtcaaataacAGAATATGTAAATTCTTTTCATGAATCTGATCAAGGCACAAAGGCTCCCAAG GCTCTTGGAGACCTGATTGAAAGCATTGCAGGGGCATTATTAATTGATACAAAGTTCAATCTCGATGGTGTGTGGAGAATATTCAAGCCCTTGTTATCTCCAATTGTAACCCCTGAGAAACTTGAGCTGCCTCCACTGCGTGAACTTGTTGAATTATGTGACTCTATAGGGgtttttgtaaaagaaaaatgtaCCAAGAAAGCTGAGATGGTTCACGCCCAGCTTTGGGTACAGCTGGACAACGAGCTCTTGTCTGGAGAGGGGTACGAGAAGAACAGGAAAGCAGCTAAAGGAAAAGCAGCTTCTTGTTTGTTGAAGAAGCTCCAG AAAAGAGGCATCGTATACTCACGTGGAGGTTCAAAGAGGAGGAAACAGGACACTGACCCTGTTGTTGATTCAAGTTCCCTTGGCTTCTTAGAAAGTGAAGATTTTTCTGGaaaaacaaagccaaaaaaGCAGAAAATAGAAAACCAAGTGCCCGGAGATTCAAATACAGATTGTTCCCCTGCCATCAGTCCTAGTCATGGTCCCCCAG TTATTGAGTCGATTAACAAGAAGAAAGGAGGACCTCGTACTAGTCTTTATGATCTCTGTAAGAAAGTTCAATGGACAATGCCTACATTTGACACAACAGAAACGAAATCCAG AACTGCAATTGAATTTGGTGAAGGCCCTGATAAAAGGACGGGATTTAACAGTTATGTATCAAAAATCATCATGAACATACCGTCGTATGGCGTTGTTGAATGTGCGGGAGAGGCTAGTGCTGATAAGAAGACCTCATATGACTCTGCGGCACTTGCAATGCTTAATGAGCTTGAAAAACGGGGACAGCTCATCAttgatgaatcaaaataa
- the LOC7463776 gene encoding endoribonuclease Dicer homolog 3a isoform X5, giving the protein MVQALQGSTQSCYKDMDDKLKATRKQLSKDHAKILNCLEDLGLICAYEAIKVCLENAGNPTGECKLYQEISLQCRYFLEDVLHIIGESLLHGDNFSLDHGFDCSAALGFGYISPKLHELLQLFLSFGEAREVLCLIFVERIITAKVVERFMKKVEVLAHFTVSYLTGTNASADALAPKMQMETLESFRSGKVNLLFATDVVEEGIHVPNCSCVIRFDLPKTVRSYVQSRGRARQNNSHFITMLERGNTKQRDQLFEIIRSEWSMTDTAINRDPNVWNLKACASEAAKAYVVDVTGASVTADSSVSLIHRYCQHLPGDRYYTPKPTFQFEVFEQSCRCAMKLPPNAAFQTLVGPTCRNQQLAKQLVCLEACKKLHQMGALDDHLLPSVEEPSEIAVVKSKSTSAGAGTTKRKELHGTACIHALSGSWGEKLDGATFHAYKFDFSCSIVSQIYSGFILLIESKLDDDVGNIELDLYLVAKIVKSSISSCGVVHLDAAQMTKAKRFQEFFFNGLFGKLFTGSKSSREFLLQKETTLLWSPSNMYLLLPLEPWSISSNDWCKIDWKGIEACSSVVEYLKNSFLAARSYSGGGNPLPDNVQSSTIECNGTNLIHFANALVNVENIKDMVVLAIHTGRIYSIVKVVNDSSAESAFEGNADNVTEFSTYTEYFNKRYGIVLMHPGQPLLRLKQSHNPHNHLVNFNDEGDSKDGMVGRKQQQHVHMPPELLIKIDVPISVVKSIYLMPSLMHRLECLMLASQLRQEIDCHAPNFYIPSSLILEAITTLRCCESFSMERLELLGDSVLKYAVSCHLFLKYPNKHEGQLSSWRSGAVCNSTLHKLGTDCKVQGYILDSAFDPRRWAAPGQKSVRTPAPCKCGVDTLEVPLDRKFQTESAIVKVGKPCDSGHRWMGSKTISDCVESVIGAYYVSGGLIAAIHVMKWFGINAELDPSLISEAITSASLRSYIPKEDEIKSLESKLGYTFGVKFVLQEAMTHASIQEQGVTYCYQRLEFLGDSVLDLLITWHLYQSHTDVDPGELTDLRSASVNNDNFAQVAVKQNLYTHLLHCSTLLQSQITEYVNSFHESDQGTKAPKALGDLIESIAGALLIDTKFNLDGVWRIFKPLLSPIVTPEKLELPPLRELVELCDSIGVFVKEKCTKKAEMVHAQLWVQLDNELLSGEGYEKNRKAAKGKAASCLLKKLQKRGIVYSRGGSKRRKQDTDPVVDSSSLGFLESEDFSGKTKPKKQKIENQVPGDSNTDCSPAISPSHGPPVIESINKKKGGPRTSLYDLCKKVQWTMPTFDTTETKSRTAIEFGEGPDKRTGFNSYVSKIIMNIPSYGVVECAGEASADKKTSYDSAALAMLNELEKRGQLIIDESK; this is encoded by the exons ATGGTCCAAG CTTTGCAAGGCTCAACACAAAGTTGTTACAAAGATATGGATGATAAGCTTAAAGCAACGAGAAAGCAGTTGTCCAAGGACCACGCAAAGATTTTGAATTGCCTAGAAGATCTTGGCCTCATATGTGCTTATGAG GCCATCAAGGTTTGTCTAGAGAATGCTGGTAACCCCACTGGTGAATGCAAATTATATCAAGAAATTTCTTTGCAGTGTAGATATTTCCTTGAGGATGTGTTACATATAATTGGTGAATCTTTGCTGCATG GTGATAATTTCTCTTTGGATCATGGGTTTGACTGTTCAGCAGCATTGGGTTTTGGCTACATATCCCCCAAACTACATGAACTTCTCCAACTTTTTCTATCATTTGG AGAAGCTAGGGAAGTATTGTGCCTCATTTTTGTTGAAAGAATTATTACAGCGAAAGTGGTTGAAAGATTTATGAAGAAAGTTGAGGTTTTAGCACATTTCACTGTTTCATATTTGACTGGAACTAATGCATCAGCTGATGCACTGGCCCCAAAAATGCAAATGGAGACCTTGGAATCATTTCGCTCTGGGAAG GTCAATCTATTATTTGCCACTGATGTGGTGGAGGAGGGAATTCATGTGCCAAACTGCTCCTGTGTAATACGTTTTGATCTGCCTAAGACAGTCCGCAGTTATGTCCAGTCTCGGGGACGAGCTCGACAAAATAATTCCCACTTTATCACCATGCTTGAAAG GGGAAACACCAAACAACGGGATCAGCTATTTGAAATCATTAGAAGTGAGTGGTCAATGACAGATACAGCTATAAATAGAGATCCTAATGTATGGAATCTGAAAGCATGTGCTTCAGAAGCAGCAAAGGCTTATGTGGTGGATGTGACAGGAGCATCAGTAACTGCAGACTCTAGTGTTAGCCTCATACATCGATATTGTCAACACCTCCCTGGCGACAG GTACTACACACCAAAGCCAACTTTTCAGTTTGAAGTTTTTGAACAGTCTTGCCGCTGTGCAATGAAGCTACCTCCTAATGCAGCATTTCAAACATTAGTTGGTCCAACATGTAGGAATCAACAATTAGCAAAGCAGCTTGTATGCTTGGAAGCATGTAAGAAATTGCATCAAATGGGTGCTTTAGATGATCATCTTCTGCCATCAGTTGAAGAGCCTTCAGAAATTGCTGTTGTTAAAAGCAAGTCAACATCTGCAGGTGCAG GAACTACAAAAAGGAAGGAATTGCATGGGACAGCTTGCATTCATGCGTTATCCGGAAGTTGGGGAGAGAAACTTGATGGAGCCACTTTTCATGCATACAAGTTTGATTTCTCTTGCTCCATTGTCAGTCAGATCTATTCTGGATTTATTCTTCTCATTGAGTCAAAGCTCGATGATGATGTGGGAAACATTGAGTTGGATCTTTATTTGGTTGCAAAGATAGTCAAGTCTTCTATTTCTTCATGTGGAGTAGTTCACTTGGATGCTGCACAG atgaCAAAAGCAAAACGGTTTCAAGAATTCTTTTTCAATGGCTTGTTTGGAAAGTTGTTTACTGGATCTAAATCATCTAGGGAGTTCTTACTTCAGAAAGAAACAACATTACTGTGGAGTCCCTCAAACATGTATCTGCTTCTACCACTAGAGCCATGGAGCATTTCCAGTAATGATTGGTGTAAAATAGATTGGAAAGGAATTGAAGCTTGCTCATCTGTGGTAGAATACTTGAAGAACTCTTTTTTGGCTGCTCGGTCTTACAGTGGTGGAGGAAATCCATTACCTGATAATGTTCAGTCATCCACCATAGAATGCAATGGTACAAATTTAATCCATTTTGCTAATGCTTTAGTCAACGTAGAGAACATTAAAGATATGGTGGTACTGGCAATCCACACGGGAAGAATCTACTCCATTGTTAAAGTCGTGAACGATTCATCTGCGGAGAGTGCTTTTGAGGGAAATGCTGATAATGTGACAGAGTTTTCTACATACACAGAGTACTTCAACAAAAG GTACGGAATTGTGCTGATGCATCCAGGACAGCCTCTGTTGCGGTTAAAGCAAAGCCATAACCCACACAATCATCTTGTAAACTTTAATGATGAAG GTGATTCAAAAGATGGCATGGTTGGCAGAAAACAGCAGCAGCATGTGCATATGCCACCAGAGCTTTTGATCAAGATTGATGTTCCTATCAGTGTTGTAAAATCAATTTATCTGATGCCATCTTTGATGCACCGTCTTGAGTGCCTGATGTTGGCCAGTCAACTTAGACAAGAGATTGATTGTCATGCTCCTAATTTTTACATCCCAAGCTCATTG ATTCTGGAAGCGATAACAACACTTAGATGCTGTGAAAGTTTTTCGATGGAGCGACTGGAGTTGCTAGGGGACTCAGTTCTAAAGTATGCTGTCAGCTGCcacctatttttaaaatatcccaATAAACATGAAGGCCAGTTATCCTCATGGCGCTCAGGGGCTGTTTGTAATTCAACCCTACATAAATTGGGAACAGATTGTAAAGTACAG GGATATATACTAGACAGTGCATTTGATCCCCGTCGTTGGGCTGCTCCTGGACAGAAATCTGTACGTACTCCTGCTCCTTGCAAATGTGGGGTTGATACTTTAGAAGTACCATTGGATCGTAAGTTCCAAACCGAAAGCGCAATTGTTAAGGTTGGAAAACCTTGTGATTCAGGCCACCGATGGATGGGTTCCAAAACCATATCAGATTGTGTTGAATCTGTCATAGGGGCATACTATGTCAGTGGTGGATTGATTGCTGCAATTCATGTGATGAAGTGGTTTGGCATTAATGCTGAACTTGATCCTTCACTAATAAGCGAAGCAATTACGAGTGCATCTCTACGATCTTATATCCCTAAAGAAGATGAGATTAAGAGTCTAGAGTCAAAGCTTGGGTATACCTTCGGTGTCAAGTTTGTCTTGCAGGAGGCCATGACTCATGCATCTATACAAGAACAGGGTGTTACATACTGTTACCAG AGGCTTGAATTTCTTGGTGATTCTGTGTTGGACTTGCTTATAACATGGCATCTCTATCAGAGCCACACAGATGTTGATCCTGGCGAGCTGACTGACTTGCGCTCAGCTTCTGTTAACAATGATAACTTTGCTCAAGTTGCTGTGAAACAAAACCTATATACCCATCTTCTTCATTGTTCTACactccttcaaagtcaaataacAGAATATGTAAATTCTTTTCATGAATCTGATCAAGGCACAAAGGCTCCCAAG GCTCTTGGAGACCTGATTGAAAGCATTGCAGGGGCATTATTAATTGATACAAAGTTCAATCTCGATGGTGTGTGGAGAATATTCAAGCCCTTGTTATCTCCAATTGTAACCCCTGAGAAACTTGAGCTGCCTCCACTGCGTGAACTTGTTGAATTATGTGACTCTATAGGGgtttttgtaaaagaaaaatgtaCCAAGAAAGCTGAGATGGTTCACGCCCAGCTTTGGGTACAGCTGGACAACGAGCTCTTGTCTGGAGAGGGGTACGAGAAGAACAGGAAAGCAGCTAAAGGAAAAGCAGCTTCTTGTTTGTTGAAGAAGCTCCAG AAAAGAGGCATCGTATACTCACGTGGAGGTTCAAAGAGGAGGAAACAGGACACTGACCCTGTTGTTGATTCAAGTTCCCTTGGCTTCTTAGAAAGTGAAGATTTTTCTGGaaaaacaaagccaaaaaaGCAGAAAATAGAAAACCAAGTGCCCGGAGATTCAAATACAGATTGTTCCCCTGCCATCAGTCCTAGTCATGGTCCCCCAG TTATTGAGTCGATTAACAAGAAGAAAGGAGGACCTCGTACTAGTCTTTATGATCTCTGTAAGAAAGTTCAATGGACAATGCCTACATTTGACACAACAGAAACGAAATCCAG AACTGCAATTGAATTTGGTGAAGGCCCTGATAAAAGGACGGGATTTAACAGTTATGTATCAAAAATCATCATGAACATACCGTCGTATGGCGTTGTTGAATGTGCGGGAGAGGCTAGTGCTGATAAGAAGACCTCATATGACTCTGCGGCACTTGCAATGCTTAATGAGCTTGAAAAACGGGGACAGCTCATCAttgatgaatcaaaataa